The following proteins come from a genomic window of Timaviella obliquedivisa GSE-PSE-MK23-08B:
- a CDS encoding type II toxin-antitoxin system PemK/MazF family toxin, which yields MIVTNDVYKVRVPVIQVVPITERSDKKARIQTNASIAPTDSNGLTKRSVADCLQTRPIDH from the coding sequence GTGATTGTGACTAATGATGTGTATAAAGTTAGGGTTCCTGTGATTCAGGTTGTTCCTATTACGGAACGGAGTGATAAAAAAGCAAGGATTCAAACTAACGCCTCGATCGCGCCTACAGATTCTAATGGATTAACGAAACGGTCTGTTGCGGATTGCTTACAAACTCGACCGATTGACCACTAA